The proteins below are encoded in one region of Lactuca sativa cultivar Salinas chromosome 3, Lsat_Salinas_v11, whole genome shotgun sequence:
- the LOC111905195 gene encoding uncharacterized protein LOC111905195 has product MSKFNRKNNPRRISIGSKDRRGRILICVDGSIIAMASSLSPSTSLTNIPSDPGGEAVPVHIVTNASQLPSEFLQPSSDNKLVIGFDCEGVDLCRNGTLCIMQLAFRDAIYLVDAIEGGNSLIEACKPALESSHITKVIHDCKRDSEALYFQFNIKLHNVFDTQIAYSLIEEQEGGTKVPDDYISFVSLLADPRYCGVSYLEKEEVRVLLRKDPNFWKYRPLSELMIRAATDDVRFLLYIYDKMVVKMNEKSLWYLGVRGSLYCRCFCISDNNYADWPPLPPVPENLVVNENDLEEEILSVVDVPPGKMGLVIGKRGASILAIKQACNAEIFIGGAKGPPDKVFVIGPVRQVRKAEAIVRGRMVEVYY; this is encoded by the exons ATGTCCAAATTCAATCGGAAAAATAATCCTCGCCGTATATCTATCGGCAGTAAAGATCGGAGGGGACGTATTTTGATCTGCGTGGATGGTTCGATCATCGCCATGGCGTCGTCTCTTTCTCCTTCTACTTCTCTGACCAATATTCCTTCTGACCCAG GCGGGGAAGCAGTTCCTGTCCACATTGTTACTAATGCAAGCCAACTTCCATCTGAATTCTTACAACCATCTTCTGATAACAAATTGGTGATTGGTTTTGACTGTGAAGGTGTCGACCTCTGTAGAAATGGAACCTTGTGTATCATGCAG TTAGCCTTTCGAGATGCCATATATCTGGTTGATGCAATTGAAGGTGGAAATTCACTTATTGAAGCCTGTAAGCCTGCACTTGAATCTAGTCACATCACTAAAGTAATTCATGATTGCAAACGAGATAGTGAG GCATTGTATTTTCAGTTCAACATCAAATTGCACAACGTTTTTGATACCCAG ATTGCTTACAGTTTAATTGAAGAACAAGAAGGTGGGACAAAAGTCCCAGATGACTACATATCATTTGTTAGTCTGCTTGCTGATCCACGTTACTGTGGTGTATCGTATCTTGAGAAGGAAGAAGTTAGAGTTCTTCTGAGGAAG GACCCAAACTTCTGGAAATACAGACCATTGTCTGAATTGATGATACGTGCAGCTACAGATGATGTACGTTTTCTTCTGTACATATATGACAAGATGGTTGTAAAGATGAATGAAAAATCATTGTGGTATCTTGGTGTTCGTGGTAGTCTTTATTGTCGATGTTTCTGCATTTCTGATAACAATTATGCAGATTGGCCCCCTCTCCCTCCAGTTCCAG AGAATCTTGTGGTAAATGAAAATGATCTGGAGGAAGAAATCCTATCGGTTGTTGATGTTCCACCGGGGAAGATGGGGCTTGTTATTGGTAAAAGAGGAGCTTCCATTTTGGCTATTAAGCAGGCTTGcaa TGCGGAAATATTCATTGGGGGTGCTAAGGGACCACCAGACAAG GTGTTTGTAATTGGGCCAGTGAGGCAAGTGAGGAAAGCGGAAGCCATTGTAAGGGGAAGGATGGTGGAAGTCTATTACTAA
- the LOC111905196 gene encoding glutamyl-tRNA(Gln) amidotransferase subunit C, chloroplastic/mitochondrial, whose translation MGSRALLVLAPAFLSESILLNHISRSGFHQLLTQNEKRVRVGGRNYSIHSNLERPDVTRLAETARISLTPQEAEEFAPKIQQVVDWFGQLQDVDLQSIEPAIRADTEAGSFREDSPETFENRDAIIAAVPSYEAPYIKVPKVLNKD comes from the exons ATGGGGAGCCGAGCATTACTTGTGCTAGCACCAGCATTTTTATCTGAAAGTATTCTGCTCAATCACATCTCAAGATCTGGATTTCATCAACTTCTTACACAGAATGAAAAGAGGGTTAGGGTTGGAGGTCGCAACTACTCGATTCATTCCAATTTGGAGCGACCCGATGTGACCCGTTTAGCAGAAACCGCCCGTATCTCTCTCACTCCACAAGAG GCTGAAGAGTTTGCTCCCAAAATTCAGCAAGTAGTAGACTG GTTTGGGCAACTCCAAGATGTGGATCTTCAAAGTATTGAACCAGCTATTCGTGCAG ATACTGAAGCAGGAAGCTTTCGTGAAGATAGTCCTGAAACATTTGAGAAtag GGATGCTATTATAGCTGCTGTCCCAAGTTATGAGGCGCCTTATATTAAAGTCCCCAAAGTCTTGAACAAGGATTAA